In Spirosoma aureum, a single genomic region encodes these proteins:
- a CDS encoding TolC family protein yields the protein MKKYIIGVGLWLTGIGLAVAQTAPTVVPLDKAIQLALQNNKGIKLADSRTQAAEAHLQETKDRSLPQANASLAYSRYSLTGPFSLGAGSDGKSALTIPAGAFNATMGGVTISKEVFGGFAEKSAERSADLLAKASHLDAQRNRSELVYTVTDAYYNIVKLARSIGVIEQNIKQFDEKEREATNLQKEGIVTANEVLKIQLQKNNLQLSRLQVEKARQTALYNFNLLVGLPEDQTIAIDTTLANPVVTAEPLSSFLTRAVQARPEVQANNLRVQSAEAMLRNTKSSMYPHLGVSAGYNYINPTAQVIPEGGAFISAWNVGAGLTYNIGSLYNLKGKLHGAQTAIDQANLQGQQQTDQIRSEVVTAYNNYQLALEQQNVIRTSVGQAQENYRLTESRFRNGLVGSTDLLEADSFLLQAQLNVINATVDAQLAYQRLLKATGNNLN from the coding sequence ATGAAAAAGTACATCATAGGAGTTGGATTGTGGCTAACAGGTATAGGACTGGCAGTTGCGCAGACAGCGCCAACTGTGGTGCCTCTGGACAAGGCAATTCAACTGGCGTTGCAAAACAATAAGGGAATTAAGCTGGCTGATTCGCGCACGCAGGCTGCCGAAGCACATTTACAGGAGACAAAAGATCGTAGTTTGCCACAAGCCAATGCATCGCTGGCTTATTCTCGCTATAGCCTGACCGGCCCGTTTTCGCTGGGCGCCGGCAGCGATGGAAAATCGGCATTGACGATACCAGCCGGTGCATTTAATGCAACAATGGGTGGGGTTACGATTAGCAAGGAAGTATTTGGAGGTTTTGCCGAAAAGTCGGCAGAGCGGTCGGCTGATTTGCTGGCTAAAGCGAGCCATCTGGATGCACAGCGAAATCGTTCCGAGCTTGTCTATACCGTAACCGATGCCTACTACAACATTGTTAAGCTAGCGCGTTCGATTGGTGTTATTGAGCAGAATATCAAACAGTTCGACGAAAAAGAGCGTGAAGCCACCAACCTACAGAAAGAAGGAATCGTAACGGCCAATGAAGTGCTAAAGATTCAGTTGCAGAAAAACAATTTGCAATTGAGCCGTTTACAAGTCGAGAAAGCCCGACAGACGGCTCTCTACAACTTCAATTTGCTGGTTGGCCTGCCTGAAGACCAGACTATTGCGATTGATACCACGCTGGCCAATCCGGTCGTTACTGCCGAACCCCTGAGTTCATTTCTAACACGGGCAGTACAGGCCCGGCCTGAAGTGCAGGCGAATAATTTACGGGTTCAGTCAGCTGAAGCAATGCTTCGCAATACGAAGAGTAGTATGTATCCGCATCTGGGTGTATCGGCTGGCTACAATTACATAAACCCAACGGCTCAGGTCATTCCGGAGGGGGGGGCATTCATTAGCGCCTGGAACGTAGGAGCGGGGTTGACATATAACATCGGTTCGCTGTATAATTTGAAAGGGAAACTGCATGGTGCCCAAACTGCCATTGATCAGGCGAATCTGCAAGGCCAGCAACAAACCGATCAGATTCGGAGTGAGGTCGTTACGGCCTATAATAACTACCAACTGGCCCTTGAACAACAGAATGTAATTCGTACGTCTGTAGGGCAGGCACAGGAAAATTATCGCCTTACGGAATCCCGTTTCCGTAATGGACTGGTCGGTTCGACCGATCTATTAGAAGCTGATAGCTTTCTGCTTCAGGCTCAACTAAACGTCATAAATGCCACCGTGGACGCGCAGCTTGCTTACCAACGCCTGTTAAAAGCCACTGGCAACAACCTTAATTAA
- a CDS encoding HlyD family secretion protein: MDKKILFRVGGVVILAIALFFGYSEFRYLQRHETTDDAQIDGDVNPVIPKAGGYVKEIRFKDNQFVKEGDTLIVLDDADYRIRVDQAEAAMQSAMAAVGVSRSQVNVASATVQSSQASVQTARDQVATAQANVAAAQARARKANQDFDRYSRLLAEKTVPQQQFDVAQAERDAAQAQLLAAQAQLQTAQSQVNAAGTQTSVTSSQRRATQGQITVAQSTIKQRQADLDMAKLQLSYTIVRAPASGVVSKRSIQIGQLVQAGQAVCSVVGNTNLWVTANFKETQLHQMVPGQTVDIDVDAFGGEKLTGQVGSFAGATGAKFSLLPPDNATGNYVKVVQRIPVRIELDKKSPLYAKLRPGMSATVAVDLQK, encoded by the coding sequence ATGGATAAGAAAATTTTATTCCGCGTAGGAGGGGTCGTAATCCTGGCCATTGCCCTCTTTTTCGGGTACAGCGAATTTCGCTACCTGCAACGTCATGAAACTACCGACGACGCTCAAATTGATGGTGATGTAAACCCGGTAATACCCAAAGCGGGTGGTTATGTGAAGGAAATTCGCTTCAAAGACAACCAGTTCGTTAAAGAAGGCGATACCCTTATTGTGCTCGACGATGCCGATTATCGCATTCGGGTCGATCAGGCTGAAGCTGCCATGCAAAGTGCTATGGCTGCTGTCGGGGTTTCCCGTTCGCAGGTAAACGTTGCGTCGGCGACCGTACAAAGCTCGCAGGCAAGTGTACAGACTGCCCGCGACCAGGTAGCCACAGCCCAGGCTAACGTAGCGGCTGCTCAGGCACGTGCTCGTAAAGCCAATCAGGATTTTGACCGTTATAGCCGACTGCTGGCTGAAAAAACCGTTCCCCAACAACAGTTTGATGTTGCTCAGGCCGAACGCGATGCCGCTCAGGCTCAACTGCTGGCTGCTCAGGCTCAGTTGCAAACAGCTCAATCGCAGGTAAACGCGGCTGGTACACAGACCAGTGTTACAAGTTCGCAGCGTCGGGCCACACAAGGCCAGATTACGGTAGCCCAGTCGACGATTAAACAGCGCCAGGCTGATTTAGACATGGCTAAACTGCAACTTTCGTATACGATCGTACGTGCTCCAGCCTCAGGTGTTGTATCGAAGCGTTCCATACAAATCGGGCAACTAGTTCAGGCAGGTCAGGCTGTATGCTCTGTGGTAGGTAACACTAATCTGTGGGTAACGGCAAACTTTAAAGAAACGCAATTGCATCAGATGGTGCCTGGCCAGACGGTAGATATCGATGTCGATGCTTTCGGTGGTGAGAAATTGACGGGTCAGGTTGGTTCGTTTGCTGGTGCAACAGGTGCCAAGTTTTCATTACTGCCCCCCGACAATGCTACGGGCAACTATGTAAAAGTCGTACAACGCATTCCTGTGCGTATCGAACTGGACAAAAAAAGCCCACTGTACGCTAAACTTCGCCCTGGTATGAGTGCGACAGTAGCCGTGGATTTACAGAAATAG
- a CDS encoding DHA2 family efflux MFS transporter permease subunit has product MKLGFDKWIVVLTVTTAALLQTIDSSIVNVTLNQMMGNLGASLGDISWVVTGYAAASAVMITMSGWLTAKLGRRNYFAASIILFTVASVFCGTSTNVWELVFFRVVQGIGGGGLLTTAQSILIQTFPKEDLGIANAIFGMGVIIGPSIGPTLGGYITDNLSWNWVFYINIPFGILATFLTYTYIKEPAEKMVAGKMDWLALILLTMGIGGLQIILEKGEEKDWFDSSFIVGMSIAAAVGLIGFIWRQLAVKLPILDLKLLLQRRFAVGTLFNFILGFGLFASVFIIPVFCQTILGFTASQTGLLLMPGSIATGLMMPVVGGLLSKNYISPIWYAAIGFLMFFGFCFDLSAISLEAGPDYFFWPLIIRGVGMGLIFIPLTTITLADLKNIEIPQGSALTGMIRQLGGTFGTAIMTTYISTRTVFHASRLSDNVSIYNPLSVDRIRQYTGLFLSKGDALMTATGKAYGVIQGAVIKQALVMTYADAFLIIGGFFLICVPLLLLFIGKKIEASAHTEMVME; this is encoded by the coding sequence ATGAAGTTAGGATTTGATAAATGGATCGTCGTACTTACGGTTACGACAGCCGCCCTGCTGCAAACAATTGACTCATCGATTGTTAACGTTACGTTGAACCAGATGATGGGTAATCTCGGCGCATCACTGGGCGATATTAGTTGGGTTGTAACGGGGTATGCCGCTGCCAGTGCTGTGATGATCACCATGTCGGGCTGGTTGACAGCTAAACTGGGCCGCCGAAATTATTTTGCCGCATCGATTATTCTTTTTACGGTCGCATCGGTTTTTTGTGGCACTTCAACCAACGTTTGGGAGCTTGTATTTTTCCGGGTCGTACAGGGTATCGGTGGAGGAGGTTTGCTGACTACAGCCCAATCCATTCTGATTCAGACCTTCCCAAAAGAAGATCTGGGGATTGCCAACGCAATCTTTGGGATGGGGGTCATCATTGGCCCCTCGATAGGACCTACTCTTGGCGGATACATTACCGACAACCTGTCCTGGAACTGGGTATTTTACATCAACATTCCGTTTGGAATACTGGCCACATTCCTGACGTATACCTACATTAAAGAACCCGCCGAGAAGATGGTGGCGGGTAAGATGGACTGGCTGGCCCTGATACTCCTGACTATGGGAATTGGTGGCTTACAAATTATTCTGGAAAAAGGGGAGGAAAAAGACTGGTTCGATTCGAGTTTCATTGTAGGGATGTCTATTGCAGCCGCTGTTGGTCTGATTGGGTTTATATGGCGGCAACTGGCCGTAAAACTGCCCATTCTGGATTTGAAATTATTGCTCCAGCGTCGATTTGCGGTAGGTACGTTGTTTAACTTTATCCTGGGTTTTGGGCTATTTGCATCCGTATTTATCATTCCGGTTTTCTGTCAGACCATTCTGGGGTTCACCGCCAGCCAGACGGGATTATTGCTGATGCCGGGTTCAATTGCGACGGGTTTAATGATGCCTGTTGTTGGCGGGTTGCTTAGTAAAAATTACATCTCGCCAATCTGGTATGCTGCCATTGGTTTTTTGATGTTCTTCGGATTCTGTTTCGATTTATCGGCGATTAGCCTGGAGGCTGGCCCCGATTATTTCTTCTGGCCGCTTATTATTCGGGGTGTTGGCATGGGGTTGATCTTTATCCCGCTGACAACAATAACCCTGGCTGACCTGAAAAATATTGAAATTCCTCAGGGCTCGGCTCTCACGGGTATGATTCGTCAGTTAGGCGGAACATTCGGAACTGCCATCATGACAACGTATATCTCGACACGTACCGTGTTTCATGCATCGCGGTTGTCGGATAATGTATCTATCTACAATCCATTATCAGTTGATCGAATCCGTCAATATACGGGTCTATTTTTATCTAAAGGCGATGCCTTGATGACGGCGACGGGTAAAGCATATGGGGTAATCCAGGGCGCTGTTATAAAACAGGCACTTGTTATGACCTATGCCGATGCCTTCCTGATTATCGGTGGATTCTTCCTGATTTGTGTACCACTGTTATTGTTGTTTATCGGAAAGAAAATAGAAGCATCGGCTCATACCGAGATGGTTATGGAATAG
- a CDS encoding FAD-dependent oxidoreductase, which yields MTQAQTDEIKRHNILLVEKEIISLKHKNGVVEEIIFSDNSTYELEVIYSRPPFEQHFKIPELLGCELTEQGLIKVDASQKTTVDNIYACGDSANAPRSVPYAVSSGSNTGVFLNNAMVEEDFLK from the coding sequence TTGACACAAGCGCAAACCGATGAAATAAAAAGACACAATATTTTACTAGTTGAAAAGGAAATCATCTCATTGAAACACAAAAATGGCGTAGTGGAAGAAATAATTTTTTCAGACAATTCAACTTATGAATTAGAAGTTATCTATTCAAGGCCTCCTTTTGAACAGCATTTTAAAATCCCTGAATTATTGGGTTGTGAATTGACAGAACAGGGACTTATCAAAGTAGATGCATCTCAGAAAACAACAGTGGATAATATATACGCTTGTGGAGATAGCGCCAATGCTCCTCGTTCTGTACCATATGCTGTATCATCAGGGAGTAATACAGGCGTATTTTTAAATAATGCAATGGTAGAAGAAGATTTTTTAAAATGA